The genomic segment GCGCTGTCGTTAAGCAAAGTTCTTGGAGCTCTACCGTGCAAAGTTGTAGTCTGTCGTCCTTGAGCAGTCACCGGCTTGTTCCTCAGAACTGTAGTTATCTGCATTCATTGCCATGCAACAGGGCTACCCTTTTCTCTCTTCAGCGTTTCAAGTCCACCGTAGCTGAAGGGCAGCTTGATTCGTTTTTCTCTAGCGATAGTGATGATGAACAGGTAACTCTCTTGGCCTGCCTCTTTTTTATTTGCCTTTCTGTGTTTGCATGCGAGtgtgtctttttatttttagtcgGAATTGTACACACCAATTCCACTCGTTGAATccttcaaaacaaaattccaCTGGTGAACTTGTGGTCTAACCATTCGGATAGAAAAACCATCAAAAGGTTTGCTAAGAACATAATTAACTAGCAACACCAACGTAACCAAATTCTAAaaatatgactaatttgatTCTTAAAAGTTCTGTTGCTactcacacacacacaaaaaaaattattatagtaaATTTGGATAGAATAGGCGTAACccttttatatgtatattgcaacaaaaaaatacacctttttgtattttatgttGGAGAAAGTAGtcttattaaattataagttAAACGtactccaaaaaaaaaaataagttgaaGGAGAGAAGATATCTATGCAAGTAGtacataataaattaatttttaacgTTATTTGGAAGGAGACTAATCAATACAAAAGTAGCTTAGTAGATCAAATCCCAAAGATAATAATAACCTTTGATGAATAATAATcacttttgatgaaaaatgtctAATAATTTAAAACTCAAGGTTAATAACttttaatgaataataatGACCTTTTGGTGAATAGTGATGAGTGATGACtagttataaatttatttataaataagtatataaagtcaaaattaaatcattcaaaaaaaaatttctttttctatctttctctttgaatcaaattcttttttttccctaaaattttaataaaaaatttcaaatttactataatatttttagtgcTTTTGTCAAATCTtagagatatatatatatatagtcaaTAATCCTATCACTATATGATAAGGACATAATTATCTTAAAGACAATATAAGATTCTAAGTTATACGcatcaaaacacataaaaCCTCTAGattatattattcaaattatatataaagaacATATTAAAATTAGTTACCTATGGCTATggatgtaaaatatttttctttttaaactttaagttaaaaattgaAGTGATTATTAAGTAGAAAATTCATACACCTAACTATCCATTGAGACAAAATGCACTGGTCGATGTAGATGAAAGCATGTTATAGGTACAGTAACACGTGAAATGCAAGCAAATAATCGAAGTTGATATTGCCCCACGTGCAAGGGGCGTGAGCCAGAGTGTAATCTGCCAAGGATTTGCTTCgtatctttttttaaaattcttttcttcaaacttaaaagaagaaaaacacaaTACTCACGCCTATTTGCTTATCCCAAACAAATTGTTTACAgtgaaagttttaaaatttataaacaaatcTACGttattcatacatatttttttaacggattatatcattaatttattatcACATTTCATGAACTAAGtttccaaaaagaaagaaaagaaaaaaacaaaaccaaaccTGTGAAACGTGCATGCATGCGTGCATCAAGAAGGAAGCAATCGTTTTCTCACATATGTATTACTTTTATTAAATAGTTTTAATcatcatttatatttttagaatGTACAAATAGCTTAGGAAAGTTATAAATTATACTttcaataatatattaaaaaataaataaatcgaAAAGTAATTGGAACTAACAAACAAGAACAACGTTATCGAAATAGCTTGAGCAATCGAGATTGtctcaaaaaaggaaaaggcgACAAATTAAGGCGAAAGACGTTTCACAGTTGAAGTGGTGGGGACAAAACCAGAAAGGGTGTGGCTTTAGTGTCTTGGTTGATGAATCATGAATGATTCAATGTCCACTTCCCCACTCTTGTTTCTTCTACCACATCAATCCATCATCCTTATCTGCTTCACAATTCTTATCCACAAATTGCACTCATTATTGTTACATCAATACTGCAATGGCcctctctcaccatattctcCTCACTTTCAAAATTCCTTGTTCAAATATTATCAAAGCCaacaatttgaattttagacATATCATATGCCACAAATGAATAAAACAAACGTCACCAACCCattatttattcaattaattacTTCAATCGTTGGTATATATATTCTTTcttaaatgaattattttcaatttttttaaataaaaaaattaaatgagaaagTGTCCAAgcctttaaaaaataaatttaacttaaattaaatttactattaaaactttttaaaaatatattatttatatgttaacatttttaaatatattccgcaattaaaattaaatattaataattttcattaataaaataaaattttgagtcCTTAAGGTGAGTCCGAGCCTAAAACAGGATCGATCTATATTGCCTAATACAAGCCATATACAAGGTAAGcaacaaataaaattcaaataaaagaaagcaAAGTACAAAAGTGACGATGAAAACAATAGATTAAGTTGAGTTGAGaaaatagttaagaattaCATGCattaaaaaaagggaaaaataaaattaacaaaaaaatttgtttttattatttatcttttgttcgattgatatttttatttttaatttttgttaaaacactgaatacaaaaagtaaaaaatgaaaaatgaaaaaaaatcaaagataaatataaacatCCACTAAACGAGCTTATTAAACTAGCtacaaaataaagataacCTTATATAAGTATAATATAGTAGTATTTCTACAGGATAATATTAGAATTAAAGGGTTACGGAGAGACTTTAGCATATTGTCAATGAAATTCGTTACCGAAAATTGCCTACAATCAATAGTATAGATAAGTTCAAGTGAATGTTAATTGTAAAAGTTAAATGTGTTGGCACGGCAGTCACTGGACTTTCCTGGAGGCAAAGTTACATATACTTCGGAAATGAATTTCATCTCAGAATCTTCACACGAGAGAATACCTTGCTATCGGGTCCTGGATGATGATGGAGAGATAATAAATATGGACAGTGATTTGCAACaggttctttctttctttctttctttttacttacaaaactcaaaatatcacgaaattaaaaggaaataaaataatataacagGTAAGCAAGGAAGTTGCAGTAAAAATGTACAGTGACATGGTGACTCTACAAATAATGGACAACATATTCTATGAAGCACAAAGGCAGGGAAGAATATCCTTCTACATGACCTCAGCTGGTGAAGAAGCAATTAACATAGCATCTGCAGCTGCTCTTGGTGAAGAAGACATTATCTTGCCACAGGTTAAACACTAGAGACTTTCAACTTCCAAGTTAAGCTACactattatattatatatatcattgcagacaaaaattactccatttctcattttcccaaactcaaataaaAAACCTAATTAATTTTGGGGGTGATTTGCTTAGTCTGATGTCACTGTCTTAGATGTTGTGTATTCTTTTAAGCCTTAAGGATTTACAGAGTAAGAAAAACAGAGAGAATGTTTTTTGTTATCATTTTGACTTTTGAGATTTTAAGAGCTACACAATTTCATGGGTCACATAATGGAAGTATATTTGACAAAGGATGATATAAAacagaggaagaaaaagaactaATGCATTGTTCAATTAATGTCATCCCAGTACCGTGAGCCCGGAGTTTTGTTATGGCGTGGCTTCACACTGCAAGAATTCGCCAACCAGTGCTTTGGTAACAAGGCTGATCATGGAAAAGGCCGGCAGATGCCAATTCATTATGGGTCTAAAGAGCACAATTTCTTCACCATTTCATCCCCTATTGGGTAAGACTTCTAGACCCCATATTAAACTGCTACAATTTGTTTGTGCTGCATAAATTGTCCTCAACTataatcttaattttaaaaaaaaaatttcatgtcATGATTTGCAGGACACAACTTCCTCAAGCTGCTGGCATTGCTTATTCTCTTAAGATGGATAACAAAAAAGCATGTGCAGTATCATACATTGGAGATGGTGGCACCAGCGAAGTAAATATACAACAATCTCATACTAGTCACTACATTTTCCAGGAAATCGGATTTTACTTGCTTACTTACTCATAATttgactcttttttttttttttttgcagggAGATTTTCATGCTGGTTTGAACTTTGCAGCAGTTATGGAAGCCCCTGTCATATTTTTCTGTCGCAACAATGGCTGGGCAATCAGTACACATGTATCAGAACAGTTTCGAAGTACATTTTCTTTCCTCATTCTTTTCTAAAAGAGAGCTCCTCTGCCGTTTCCAGCCTTTGAAACTCATGTAGAATTCATTGTCTTTGGCAGGTGATGGCATTGTTGTAAAGGGTGAAGGGTATGGAATTAGAAGCATCAGGGTGGATGGTAATGATGCTCTTGCTGTTTACAGTGCAGTTTCTGCAGCTCGTGAAATGGCTATAAATGAACAGAGACCAATCCTTGTTGAGGTGAGGTCTCACCAGCCATATGACGAAGTGGCAAAAACCTTGCCAATTCAAATCTTTTCCAATGCTAAGGAATTTGTTGGAGTAATTTATTCTGTGTTTAAACTTGGATGTTACTTTCAGGCCCTTACATACAGAATAGGACACCATTCCACGTCTGATGATTCCACCAAGTATCGAGCGCTTGATGAAATTGACTACTGGAAATTGGCTAGAAACCCTGTCAACAGATTTAGATGTTGGGTTCAAAGTAATGGTTGGTGGAGTGAACAACAAGAAACTGAGCTTCGAAAGAGTATCAGGAAACAGGTGAGCACTTCCAACAAGTCTATTTTTTGCTTATAATAATCAAGATTGATTGCCAGACTTTggattattgttatttttctaaaacattgGAAACTTCCTGCAGTTATTACAAGCAATTCAGGTGGCAGAGAAAACAGAGAAGCCTCCACTTACAGAGTTATTCTCTGATGTCTATGATCATCTACCATCTAACCTTCAGGAACAAGAGAAACAACTCACAGAAACTATCAGCAGACATCCAAAAGACTACCCTTCTGATGTTTCTGTCTAGATTTTCTTCACCTTATTAaaggaggggggggggggggggaagaCACTAAGGTTGTTTTCTCAATGTATGAGGGGTGAAGCTGTAAAATTTCCATCTCAATTCTCAAGACTGCTATGTGTACAAGTATTGTGACGATGTCAATGAAGCATTATCCAGGTTTAATGCATGTGCTTTTGGCATTTCTTTGAGCAAGAATCCTGGAGGCTTTTCATCTTAAGGAGACGTACCAGAATCAAAGCACTATCTAATGGTTGGTAATTGCAGAAAACCCCTGGAATTCGTATTGAGAACTGCGGAAATTTTGCATAAATTCGTGTTGGCTACCCAAGCGTGCAGTTTTGTCCACTGATGAaacttgtttaaaaaatatataaacaagcAAAGAACATGCTATACCGAGGAATTAACAATAAATGAGGGACAATGTGCATAGAACAAGTTCAATGGTAAGAAGACAAACGATGGTCCAAAGTAGgcaatttttatatgttttccttaactattgaaacaataaaataaatataattgaaaTCCAGTTCTAAAACCCGATTATTATCGCTTGCGAAGGTAGGTGTTAATTAACACTACACATTCAAACTCAGGGATTAGGATTATATATGTGGCTGTAAATGCATTATAATTCATAAATGTTTTAGTCAAAGAGTtagattcaaattttctatttctcgtaaagataaaaatcaaaacttgtCCAAAACTAACCAAAATTGAATATTCTGTTACGTAATAAGTTACATAATtcagaaaaaacaaaagaatattcTATAGAATTTTCTTGCTAttaatttttaccttttttttttacttaaaatagaagtaaaatgttaaaaacaagttgaaagaTAAGTAGTACAAGTATTTGGTCTTAACCTTTCTTTTTGGAGTTAGCCTttattacactggtaaaagttgTATTCTTCCTTGGACTAATATATAAAGCATGGTTATTCTTTTTACTATTTacttctaaaaaaaattactcaaaagtaaaagtaaatgatagaaagaaaaggtaattataattaaaaaatgaaaaaaaaataattaaaacgcAGTACCAGTTCTAATATAGTTGtctatatgaaaataaaaatcatgtaTTTTATCCTCCAAAagcttatttttaatattctgAAAGTAAAAAAGGCAAATAAAACTAATAAGAAACCTAAGTCGACATGCATACACGGTATACcaacttatttttaatattctgAAAGTAAAAAAGGCAAATAAAACTAACAAGAAACCTAAGTCGACATGCATATACGGTATACCAACTTATTATCATATTACCAATCTTTAAAATGTTTATCAAATATGTAATAAATCCTCGACATCATAtatctattattttttcttcttctttaagaACGTTTGCCTCCTTTGATCCTTTCCTCCTTGTTGTATTacaaaaactaaattttacaactaattaaaaattcatttgattaaattattttatttatttattattatttgttcaaTGAAAGattagattttattaattatcatgAAATTGACGATACATTATATTGACTTAGTCAAGTAACAAGGAAGAGAGAACGCCAGTGCGGTCAAGCATCTCACAACACACCTAAGgaacacattacaaaaatccaAATCACCGCATTACGAAGGACCATAACGAAAACAGGATATCCACTATTGATCCTTCCCACATTTACACCCAAATAGATCTTACAACATATTAAACAGATATTAAAAACCGCAAAGCATACACTTGTTAACAAGTAAGCCCTTCCATAGTTAGCAGTTCATAACTATAAGCCATTATCAAACCAGAAGTATCACACTCCACACATACACAAAATAACGCAGTCATTCAACAATACCACTCAGAAATCTCATACTCCTTCAACTGGAAACACACTAAGGCACAGCCATCCAACCCCAAACATCAACCATTGCACAAATAAGACTGAAACGTGGTCTGGCGTACTCTACACACCTAGCACATCATAATAACACCATTATCAACAGATAGATATCAGAAAGGGAATGGTTGGTGAAAACAAAGAGAGGGGAATTGTGGAAACTTCATAGGGATGTGGAAAGAGAATGGCATCAGAAATTGTGAAGTGGCATGTGGAGGGTGATAGGAATACTAGTTTTTTCTACTCAATGGCATCCTCTAGAAGATCAAACTTCATCCCTGTATTAAAATGGAGGATCAAATTATTGAGGAACCCCAACTGATCAAGGAGAAGATTGCATATTACTTTGAGATGATTTGTAAGGAAGATAGAGTGGCTGGAGTTAGAAAGATGAGAGGTAATTTTAAAGTCCTTGAGAGAGGTAAAGCAAAGGAGTTGGAACAGGGGTTTATAGAGGTAGAGGTATGGGAAGCCATTGATTCGTGTGATGGGAATAAAGCACCGGGACGGGATGGATTCAACCTTAATTTTTTCAAGAAACAATAGCAAGTGATTAAGGAGTTAATGAgcttcatggttaaattttttGAGACTGGGAATATTGACGGATATGTAAATGCCACTTTTATCACCCTTTATCTCCAAATGAAGTTCCCCAAAATCCATTAGGGACTATTAGGCTATCAGTCTAGTTGAGAGTATTTACAAGATCATTGCTAAGGTACTAGCTAATAGACTGAGGAAGGTCATAGgagagggaatgaattacactgatttACTGTATACTAAAAGGTTGCCAAAAAACCCTTTGACTTTCCTAACAATGGGATGGCCATGATACATTACTAGATGCCAaacttggtctatggaattgaattaactaatttaataaaaattataattcaagtCCATTGCCAATATattaggaacctaatgggtcacacacaataagttgcattatgaattaaattatgagtgtgatgatttagGTTGGACTTAAATCATACACTAGGTTTTAACTTctaaagacttaattaaaatagtttaagtAAGTATATGTAGAAAATTTTAAGCTAAACTAATTCcagagaaatttgaagaaagcTTGAAGAACAAAGAGGAAAACGAAAATAGGGATGAAGACATCAAATCTGAGAATCACAATCCACTCACAATAACTGTTACTTTACAAGTATTTATAATCACCTAAAACCATTCAATCCTTTGATTCAGCCTTGGAAGACTTAATCTGAGAGGATTTTTCTAGACATAAACAACTTGTCTTTGTTTTTTGTGTTGTGGTAATTGTAACTAAACCACCCAGCACACTACCTAGTAAACATAGCTATTAAGCCTACAACAAAAGACTCAAATGACACATACATCCTCTTTTACTATGTTAATTACAAGAGTTTAAAAACAACAGGACTCGTTAGTGTTTAGTAAATCAGCGGCAAACTAAAAACGATCCCGTGTTGAGAATCTTCTTCAACCTTCAATTTCTAGCTGGTTCTAGCCACATATTTAACCAGATTGGGAATCAGTACTTCAACATAGCCCTATGATTCATAATTTGGTGAACTCCAAGACACGATCTGAGATGCTCAAACCTTTCTCTTCCCAAGCTCTTGGTAAAAATGTCAACCAACTAGTTTTTTGTCTTGTAGTGTTTCAACTCAACTTCATTCTCTTTTACAGCTTCTCCAAGGCATGATATTTGACCCTGATATGTTTAGTTCTCCCATATGGAACTGGATTTATAGCAATTGAAATAGCAGACAAATTGTCAACACATATCAGAGTGCCTTAACTTTGTTCAAATCCTAAATCCAACAACACTTTCCTCAACCACAATGCATGATTTGCAGCTGCAACACAAGCAATGTATTCTGCTTCACCATGGACAGAGCTACAACTTGTTCCTTTCTTAAATTCAGGGCAAAAATAGCActcccaaaagaaaaacaaaatcctcATGTACTTTTAGAATCATCCAATAACCCCACCCAATCACTATCATAATAGCCTATAAGATTACCACTGTCTTGTTTAACATAAGTCAAGCCAAAGTTTAGAGTTTCTTTGACATACCTTAGAATCTGTTTGGCAGCTGTGAAGTGTATTTGTGAAGGTTCTTGCATAAACCTTGACAACAAACAGGTTGCAAACGTTATGTCTGGCTTGGTAGCAGACAAGTATAGGAGAGATCCAATAATGCTTCTGTAAATCTATGCATTGGCCTTGGTAGAACCATTTTCTTTGCTAAACTTAGCTCTAATAATGATAAGAGTGCTTACCACCTTAAACAAGCTCATATTAAACCTTTTCAACAGGTCCTTAACATACTTAGCTTGATGCAAGAAAATCTGTCCTGTAGCTTGTTGCACTTCCATCCCCAAAATATAGCTCATCTCCCTCAAGTCAGTTATTTCAAATTCCTTCATCATctgaattttaaaatcagCTAGGTAACTAATTTCAAGACCAGTAAGTAGTAAGTCATCTACATAAAGAGCCACAACAAATAAGACTTTCCCATCTAATTTCTTCACATATAAAGTGGACTCATTGATACTTTTTTGAAGTCCTTGGTCTTTGAAATACTTGTCTACCTTGTCATACCAGGCTCTATGAGCTTGTTTTAGGCTATATAGGGCTTTTATCAGTTTACAAACCTTACCTTCAGAATTCTGCTATTCATATCCCTCAGTTTGATCTACACAAATGTCTTCAATCAAATAGCCATTTAGAAAAGTTGATTTGACATATAGATGAAATAACTTCCATTCTTCTTTGGTTAATAGTGCTACAAGCATTCTTATTGTGTTGAGTCTGGCCACAAGAGCATAAGTTTCCAAGTAATAAGCCCCATACACCTGAGCATACCCTTTGACCACTAGTCTGGctttatacttatttataGAACCATCAAGATTTAATTTGGTTCTATAAATCCGCTTAATTCCAATCACATTTTTGTTAGAAGATTTATCAACTAATGTCCAAGTACCATTCTTGATGATCATTGACATTTCAGCATCCATAGTAGCCTTCCACTTACTGTCTAAAATAGCTTTTTTGAAACTTGTTGGTTCTGAAATAGCCACATTGCATCTACTATAGATATCTTCAAGACTCCTAGTTTTTCttaccattttttatttatcttcaATGTTTGAGTCATCACTAGAACTAACTTGTATTGATTCTTCATCTAGAGTGATCATTTTCTTCAAGCTGTTAGATATTCCTTTTTCCCAATTCCAATACTGTCCTTCATCAAATCTGACATTTCTATTGATCTCAATCCTTTTAGCTTCAATATTGTAGATTCTATACCGCTTTGAAACTTCACTATAGCCAACTAATATAGCCACATTAGCCTTGGAGTCAAACTTGGATATTTTCTCATTAAGTATTTTTGAGTAACACAAGCAGCCAGATGTCTTCATGTGTGAAATAGATGGCTTGTATCCAAACCACATTTCAAATGGGGTTTTATGCTCCAATACCCCTATGTATGACCTATTCAAGATGTAATTGGACATATTTACTAACTCAGCCCAAAACTCTTTAAGTAAATGCACTTGGTAGAGTAAGCATCTGCCCATTTTTGCAAgtgttttgttctttttttcagCTTTCCCATTCTGCTAAGGGCTGTATGTAACTGTGAGTTGATGTTGAACCCCAAATTCTGTCAAAAAGTTCTCGAACTCTTCTAAAGTTTACTCTCTCTCATTATCACTCCTAAGTGTTTTGATTTGCATACTAGAGTAATCTCAGCATGTGCCTTGAATTTCCTAAACTTTCTCAAGGCCTCAGATTTGAGCTTCATGAAGTATACCCACCAGTATTTAGTCAAGTCATctataaataggatatggtACTTACTCCCACCTAGAGATGGTGTTCTCATTGGCCCACAAATGTCAGTGTGAATCAATTCCAGCTTTATAGTAGTCTTTCCCTTACTAACCTTAGGAAATGGCATTTTAGTCTGTTTTCCAAATTGACAAATAGAACACAGTTTATTTGGCTTAGTTATCTTGGGCAGACCTTTCACTAACTCATTTGAAGCCATAGCTGTCAGTGAATTATAATTCACATGACCCAATCTGTTGTGCCATATTTCAGATAAATCATATTCATTATACAAGGCTATGTAGGAAGATTTAGCCAAGTTCACAAGATAACAGTTATTTTTCATCTCAATAGTGAACATTTCATCTCCACAAGGATCAACCACTGTACAATAGTTTTCTTTGAACAATAAAGCATACTTATCTCTAGCTAATTGTCCAACTCTAAGCAAGTTGTGATTTGTTTCAGGAACATAATGCACATTGTGAAtgattttcaaaccaaattcAATCTCTACAATCACTGTCCCTACTCCAAGTATTTTCATAAATTCACCATTTCCTATTTTCACTTTAGAACTGTAATTGGTATCTAACTGGGAGAATAAATTTCTGTTACTTGTCAAGTGATGAGAGCAAGCACTATCCAATAACcagatgcttgatttggtagAATCTTCACCCATTTTAGCCATGAACAGAACCTCTTCAGTCTCCTCAGTTTGCTCAGCTACATCAGCTTGATCTTTTGTTACTAACTTCTTGGCCTTGCACACTTTTTCTACATGACCCATCTGTTGACAAGCCCTGCACTTGACATTTAGCGTGTACCAATAGTATTTTGCTatgtgatttctttttttacaattGGGACAATGAGGATACTTGTCAGTTGCTTTACCCTTCTTTCCCTCTTCAACTTTGCTACCTTTTCCATCATTATTCTTTGAGctattttctttcactttcaaGCCCTTTGTTCTTGCCACTAAGGCACTCTCAACAAAGTTTTCACCTCTAAGCGCTCTTCTCTGCTCCTGGGCTAATAAAGCATTGATGAACTCATTAATAGAAATCCTAGTTAAGTCCTTTGAGTCTTCAAGGGAGGAGATCTTTGCTTC from the Theobroma cacao cultivar B97-61/B2 chromosome 8, Criollo_cocoa_genome_V2, whole genome shotgun sequence genome contains:
- the LOC18592466 gene encoding 2-oxoisovalerate dehydrogenase subunit alpha 1, mitochondrial, which translates into the protein MAIWWTRSSRTIANHIRKCMNKGFMGGAVVKQSSWSSTVQSCSLSSLSSHRLVPQNCSYLHSLPCNRATLFSLQRFKSTVAEGQLDSFFSSDSDDEQSLDFPGGKVTYTSEMNFISESSHERIPCYRVLDDDGEIINMDSDLQQVSKEVAVKMYSDMVTLQIMDNIFYEAQRQGRISFYMTSAGEEAINIASAAALGEEDIILPQYREPGVLLWRGFTLQEFANQCFGNKADHGKGRQMPIHYGSKEHNFFTISSPIGTQLPQAAGIAYSLKMDNKKACAVSYIGDGGTSEGDFHAGLNFAAVMEAPVIFFCRNNGWAISTHVSEQFRSDGIVVKGEGYGIRSIRVDGNDALAVYSAVSAAREMAINEQRPILVEALTYRIGHHSTSDDSTKYRALDEIDYWKLARNPVNRFRCWVQSNGWWSEQQETELRKSIRKQLLQAIQVAEKTEKPPLTELFSDVYDHLPSNLQEQEKQLTETISRHPKDYPSDVSV